The genomic stretch TCGACGGGGCGGACCTCATTGCCGCGCGCGTCCATCCGCCCGGCGATTTCCACCGTATCCTCCAGCGCGGCGAGCGGCGTCGGCTTGGGCCACACGATCCACCCGGCCAGCCCGCCCGGCACGAAGCTGCGGGCGATCTGCATCATCTGGCGATAGCCCTGCGTCACGACCAGCCCGACGCGCGCGCCCTTGCCCTCCAGCACCGCATTGGTCGCGACCGTCGTGCCGTGGAGGAACAGCCGCACATCGGCGGGCGTGATCCCCGCCGCCGCGCAGATCGCATCGACGCCGGTCAATATGCCTTCCGAACTGTCGTGCGGCGTCGACGGCGTCTTGTGCCGCCAAAACGCGCTCGACTGTTCGTCGAACAACAACAAATCGGTGAAAGTGCCGCCGACATCGACGCCGAGACGATAGCTCATTCGGGTCCCTTTTAAATCTGGGAAGCGCGGCCAATGCCCGCTATTTGCCCCCCGACGGTCCAGCCCGAGGGCCCGAATCGCAATCGCCGCACCCGCCCTGCTCGCACAGCGGATAGATTTGATCGGCGCGGGTCAGCGGTCGAGGAATGCCGTCACCGCCGCCGCAACGGCCTCGGGCGGCGGCATGCTGACGCCCGCGTCGATGCGATGGACCTGCGCATCGGGGAGCAGCGCGGCGGCACGCGCAGTGGCGTCGCCCAGCGGATCGACCTTCGCGGCGACACACAAAGTCGGCTGGCCAAGCTCGGGCAACCGCGCCGCCATGTCGAAGTCGAACACCGCCTGATACCCCAGCCGAAAGGTCTCGATCGCCTTGATGACTTCGACCACCCAGCGATGCAGGTCGCGCGGCGGCGGCAGCCCGGCACCGCGGAGCGCCCCCGCCGATTTGTCGTACCAGGGCCAGAACAATATCTGATCGCGGCAGAAATTATGCGCCCATAACAAATGCGATCCGTTGTGATCGGGCTCGATCACCGGGGCATAGCGCGCCATCATCGCGGCACGCTCGACGGCATCCCATAGCGGCACGCCGTCCAGCACCACGCGCCGCACCAGCCCCGGCGCCAGTGCCGCCAGCGCGACCGCGACGCACGCGCCGGTATGGGATCCGTACAGGTCGACCGGCCCGTCGGTCAGCCGAGCGATCCCCTGCGCCACGTCGGCTGCGAAATCGTCGATGGTCGGCGCGGCGGCGGGGTGCGGATCGCTGTCGCCCAGCCCCGCCATATCGGGCGCGATCACCCGGCGCCCGGCTATCGCGCGGATCAGCGGCACCATCTGCGCTGCCGATCCGGGCAGATGGTGCAGCACCACCAGCGGCGGCGCGCCTGAATCCGCCCCCTCCCGCTCGCGATAATGGATCTGGCGGGTGTCCAGATCGAGGAAATGGCGGCGCACGGTCATGGCTCTTTCTCCCACGGGGCACTGCCACCCTGTTCGAAAGCCAGTCCGCCCCGCGCCGCGAAGCCGCAAATGATCGCAGGGCGAACATTCCGCCCCGCGACCGACGCAGCCGATCGGCACCGCCTTAAAGAAGCGGGATTGTCGAATGTGGCGCGACATGGTCTCGATGGCCGCGAAGGCGCATCCCGGAGGTTCATCATGCTCAACACCTTTCAGCAATCGTGGCACGCGATGCTGCCGACCAATTCGGTGGACGAGGGCGCGCGGCAGGAATTCGCCAAGAGCCTGAAGCAGTTCATCCAGCAGGGCATCCTCCCCGGCCTTGGCCCGGTGTACCAGGCGCGCGCCGCCCGCCGCTTCGAACGCGAACAGGGCCGCCCGCCCGCCGACCGCCACGACATCCGCAAGGCGATGGTCCCCGATCTGTATTTCCAGAGCTATGCCGCGGTGAACCGGATCAGCCAGGAACTGCTGTGGGAAAGCGTGATCGACAGCATCGACCATGATCTCGACCGCCTCCGCGCCGAGGCGGAGGCGCAGTCGGGGCGCAACAAGGGGCAGTTGCTGATCCCCGAGACGTTCGACGTGCCCCGCTATGTCGCCGCGCTCGACATTCATTGCATGCCCGGCGGCTATGCCGGCGACGGACGCACCAGCGATGTCGGGCTGGGCGTGCTCTATGATCGCGGCGTCTATCTCTATTCGATGGGCTATACCGGCCCCAATAACGACGATCTGGGCCGGTCGGTCTGCAATTATATCAAGCGGCGGCTGGACGGCTTCACGCCGAAGCGCATCCTCGACCTGGGCTGCACCGTCGGCCATTCGACGCTGCCCTATAAGGAGCTGTTCCCCGAGGCGGAGGTGTGGGGCGTCGACGTCGCCGCGCCGCAGGTGCGCTATGCCCATGCCCGCGCGGGCGCGCTCGGCTTCGACGTCAATTTCGCGCAGATGAATGCAGAGGCGACCAGCTTCCCCGACGGGCATTTCGATCTGGTCGTCAGCCACATCCTGCTCCACGAAACCTCGGGCAAGGCGATGCCAAGGGTGTTCGCGGAGTGTCACCGGCTGCTCGCGCCCGGCGGATACATGATCCACGCCGATCTGCCGCCCTTCGACCTGATGGACCCGTTCACCCAGTTCATCCTGGACAACGAAACCTATTACAACAACGAGCCTTTCTGGGGCGCGATGCGCGAACGGGATCAGGTCGAGCTGGCAGTGAAGGCCGGGTTCGATCGCGACGCGATCCGGTTCGACACCGCGCCGATGGCGGTGATGGAGTTCGCCGCCGCCGCCGATGGCTATAGCCAGGATGCGGCCGGCGCAGTCGCCGACCGCGAGTTCACCGCAGGCGAGTTCGCCCCCGGCGGCGGCTGGGAAGTGCTGATCGCGCAGAAGCAGAAGGGTTGAGAGCGAGCATGTCCGGCCAGCAAAAGATGCAGCGCAGCGCCAAGGGCAAGCGCCCCGGCTTTTTCGACGAGCCCGCGCTCGACCAGATGATGTCGATGATCCTCGTGCTCACCAGCGAAATGTCGGTGCTGGGCGACCGCGTCGACCTGATGGAACGCGCCTTCGCCGCGCGGGGCATCGATATCGCCACCGAAATGGCGGCGCTCAAGCTCGACCAGCCCGCGCTGGAAGCGCGCGAGAGCCGCCGGCAGGCGCTGCTGGAGCGGCTATTCTACCTGATGCGCAAACAGGCCGACGAGTCGATCGCGCAGGAAACCGCCGACGGATATAAGGCGGTTATCGACGAGATCGCGGTTTCGTGAGCGCCGTGCCGTTGCTCGACACGCTGCGCGGGGCGGTCGGCGACGACCATGTCCTGACCGGCGACGCGGCGCTCCCCTTCGCGACCGATGTGTACGCGCTGCTCGGCGCACCGGTCGCAATGGTCCGCCCCGACAGCGTCGAGGCGTTGCAGGCCGTCGTGCGCGCGTGCGCGGCGGCGGGGCACAGCGTCCAGCTCCGCGGCGGCGGCGCATCCTATACCGATGGCTATCAGTCGCGCGATGCGGGCTATGTGCTGGTCGATCTCGGGCGGCTGAACCGCATCGTGGAGATCGACACCCATGGCGGCTTCGTCACGGTCGAGGCGGGCATGACCTGGGCGGCGCTGTCCGACGCGCTGGCGGCAAAGGGTTTCCGCACGCCGTTTCGCGGGCCCTTTTCGGGGCTGGTGGCGACGATCGGCGGATCGATGTCGCAGAATTCGATCAGCCATGGATCGGGGATGTACGGCATCTCCGCCGAATCGGTGCTGGCGCTCGACATCGTCACGGCGGACGGCGCCCTGCTGCGCACCGGCGCGGGCGCGCTGGGCGGGCTGCCCTTCGCGCGGCATTTCGGTCCCGACCTCACCGGGCTGTTCACCGGCGATTGCGGCGCATTCGGGATCAAGGCGCGGATCACGCTGCCGATCCTGCGCCAGCGCCCGACGCACGGCGTTATCTCCTTCGCCTTCCCCGATTTCGCCGCGACGCACGAAAGCATGCGGCGGATCGCACTGGAGCGAGTCGAGGACACGCATTTCGCGCTCGACGCCGCGCTGTCACAGGGCCAGATCGCGCGGCAGGAGCGCGCGGGCGCGACGCTTTCGATGGCGCTGTCGATCCTGCGCACCTCGCCCTCCACGATGGCGGGCGTCCGTCAGGTGATCGCCGCGGGCCTGCTCGCCCGGCGCCAGATCCGCGCTTCGGCCTATATGACGCATTACATCGTCGAGGGGTTCGACAAGCGCGAAGTCAATGCCCGCCTCCACCGCCTGCGCCAGCTCGTCGCGGGGCTGGGCAGCGAGATCGCGCCGACGGTGGCGTCGGTGGTGCGCGGGATGCCCTTCGCGCCACTGTTCAACACGCTTGGCCCGGCGGGCGAGCGCTGGGTGCCGGTCCACGGCATCCTGCCCCACCGCGCCGTCCCCGGCTTCCATGCCGCGCTGGAATCGTTCTACGCCGCGCAAAAGCCCGAGATGGAGCGGCTGGGGGTGTGGACCGGGGGCATGTTCTCCGCGGTCGGCACCAGCGGGTTCCTGTATGAGATCGCACTCTACTGGCCCGGCGCGATCACCGACTATCACCGCGCAGCAGTGCCCGCCGACTATCTCGCCGCGCTGCCCACCTATCCCGATAGCGCCGAGGTCAACGCCTTCGTCCATGGCTTCAAGGCCGGGCTGATCGCGCTCTATGCCGAACATGGCGCCGGCCAGTTCCAGATCGGCAAGGCCTATCCCTATCTCGACCGCGTCGAGCCGCCGGTGCGCGGCCTGATCGAGGCAATCAAGACCCGGCTCGATCCCCAGCGGCGGATCGCGCCCGGCAATCTCGGGCTCTGACCCCCAACCATCTCCCCGCGCCATCCGGCGGGCACAGGAGCGACACATGCGAAGCGGTTCCATCCTCATCGTCGGCGGCGGCATCGGCGGGCTCACCACCGCGCTCGCGATGCGCCAGCACGGCTTCGACGTCGATGTGTTCGAGGCGGCACCCGCCTTTGCCAATGTCGGCGCGGGCGTGACGCTCGCCCCCAATGCAATGCGCGGCTTCGCGCATCTGGGCGTCGCGGACGCGATCGGCGCCCAGTCGATGGAGCCCGTGCGCCAGGCCGTGCGCCATTGGCAGGACGGCCGCACGCTGATGACGCTCGAGCGCGGCAACCGCATGCGCGAGGAATATGGCGCACCCTATTACTACACCCACCGCGCCGATCTCCACGCGATCCTGGTCGACGCCGTGACGCAGGCGGGCGGGCGCATCCATATGGGCGCGCCGGTGACCGAGGTAGCGGCGCTGGACGATCGCGCGGAGCTGGTCACGGCTGCGGGCACGCGCTTCTCGGGCGATCTGCTGATCGGTGCGGACGGCGTCAAATCGGCGGTCCGCCGCCCGCTCGACACTGCCGCCCCGCATTTCACGGGGCATGTCGCGGTGCGCGCGGTCGTCCCCGTCGACGACGAACTCCGCCCCTTTGTCGAGATGCCGGGCAATTTCATCGGGCCGGGCAAGATCGCCGTCTTCTACCCGTTGCGCGGCGGATCGCTGCTCAACCTCGTGTTTTTCAGCCGCGAGGCGGGCTGGACCGAGGAAGGCTGGACGATCCCCGCCACCCGCGCCGAGCTTCAGGCGTTGTTCGCGGGCTGGTGCGATCCGGTGCAGACGATGATCGCCCATGCCGACGAGACCCAGTTGTTCAAATGGGCGATCAACGCCCGCGCCCCGCTGTCGAGCTGGTCGATCGGCGGGCGCATCACGCTGCTGGGCGACGCCGCCCATGCGATGACGCCATTCCTCGGCCAGGGCGCGTCGAGCGCGATCGAGGATGGCGTGGTGCTCGCCCGCGCGCTGGCCGCTTCGGCGAGCGTGGCGGAGGCGCTGGGGCGCTATGAGGCCGCGCGGATCGATCGCACCACGATGATCCAGAGCGAATCGAACCAGAATGCCGATCGCCTCCAGGGCGACGACGCCGAACTGTTCGGAATGAAGAAGCTCCGCAACGAAGAGACGCTCGGCCTGTTCGCCTATGATTGCGGGACGGTGGCGGTGTGATCGCGACGATCCCGTGCCGGCGCGCGATAGGCGGGCGGCACGGGATCACCCTTGTGGCGGGAGAACACTGGATTGCGGCCAAGGCAATCGCATATTGCGGCGGGCAAACATGAAATGCGGTCATCCCAGCGACGGCTGGGATCCATTCAGTCGCTCCGCTCGACCCAAAAGCCCATACCGAGCACCGAATGGATCCTGACTTTCGTCAGGATGACAATGTGTTGTCATATGCGATGCCCCGGGGACTTAGCCGGGGTGTCGCAATCTCACTCGATCGCCGTCTCGTTGCGCATGCACGTCACCATGCTCTGTTCGAGCAGATACGCCCGCCGCGCGACCGCATCGCTCGTCAGCTTCGCCATGTGCCGCTCGCGATATTCCACGGCACCCTGGTTCTCGAGCGCCTGTTTGTTGGCGATCGTCTGCGACTGGACGAAGCTCGATGCGATCGCCCGGCGCTGCCGGGCATAGCGATCGAGCAGCGGATCGGGCGCGGCCCCGTCCTGCAGGATGCGCAACAGCTTGTCCTTCAGGTTCCACGCATCGTGGATGCCCGAATTCATGCCGAACCCGCCCAGCGGATTGTTCAGGTGCGCCGCATCGCCGATCAGGATCATGCGCCCGCGCCGAAACTCCTTCGCCACGCGCTGGTGGACGCGATAGACGGTGCGGTGGTGCGTCTCGATCGGTACCGCGCTTCCCAGCAGGTCGGCGAACACCCGGTCCTTGAACGCATCGCCGGTGATCTCGGCCACCGGCATCGTCTCGGCCACCGGCACCAGCACGCGCCAGAGTCCCGGCACCTGGAGCAGCACCGACCATTTCGGCGGATTGGCGACGTAATTGACCCCCGACGTCCAGGGCAGATGCGTCTCGATCGGGTAATCCGTCGACAGCGTCAGGAACGATTCGGGATAGGTGAAGCCGTCGAACTCGACGCCGAGCCATTTGCGGATCGTCGAACTCGCGCCATCGGCACCGATGACATAGCGCGCGCGATAGGCGTGGATCGTCATCGGGGTTTCGGCATGGAGCGTCACGCCCTCGGCATCCTCAGCGAAGCTCAGCGCGCGCGTGCTGAAATCGACCCGCGCATTGGGCAGCGCCTTCAACCGGCCCTCGATGAGGCGCGTGAGCTTGAACTGCTCGCACTGCAATCGATACGGGTGCGCGACCTCGTCCGCCAGCTCGCTCATGTCGAGCGCATAGCGTTCGCCATTCTGGAGATTGTAATATTGGAACACCGCGGCGCGCAGCCCACGCGTTTCCAACTCGTCGAGAAGCCCCAGCTCCGCCATCATGTCCAGCGTCGGGGGGTGCATCGTCGATGCGCGCATATCGGCCAGGCACTCGGCCTCGCGCTCCAATACCCGCACTTCGACACCCTCGCGCGCCAGCGCATAGGCCAGCACCATGCCGGCGGGCCCGCCGCCAACGATCAGGACGTCACATTCTTCGGCCTGCATTACCTGTCCCTCGGTACCGCTCAAGCGCGGCCGCCCTGGCGCGCAGCGACCATCCGGGCCGGGGCCGTCATGGTGCCGCGCACGGCGGGCGCGCGCATCTTCAGGATCAAATTGCCGAGCTTCGGCAATAGGATAGCTTGATTTCGCATATACAGGCATGCCCTCCGTCTTATTTGCAGGACGGTAGAAGACAGCGGGTGCGGTTCCGCATGCCGTGCGCAGTTTATCCGCTGCACGGTCAGCACCCGCCGAGCGATGGCGGATCTGCGGTGTTGAGCGTGATGGTTGCAGCGCTAGAAGAACCGAAACCGGGTCCCGCGTCCGGGCCGGGAGGAGCCGTAATGACCCTGACCATCCTTGAGCCCGTCGCCCCGCAATCCGCCCGCGCAAAGGCGGCGTTCGATTCGCCCGCGTCGCTGCGGATGCTGATCGGTGGCGCATGGCGGGACGGCGCCGAGACGATGGAATCGATCGATCCCGCCACGGGCCGCGTCATCGCGCGCTTTCCCGATGCGAGCGAACAGGATGTGGACGACGCCGTCGCGGCGGCACGCGCGGCGTTCCCCGGCTGGGCGGCGACGCTGCCCGCCGAACGCGCCGCGACCCTGCTGCGGATCGCCGACATCCTCGAACGCAATATCGACGAGCTGGCCGAGCTGGAGACGCTCGACCAGGGCAAGCCGCTCTATGTCGGCCGCTGGGCCGAGATCCCCGGCGCGATCGCGCAGTTCCGCTTCTTCGCGGGGCAGGCGATGGCGATCGAGGGGCGCACGATCACGCCGTCGATCAACTATCAGCCTGCGGGCAAGCAGATGGCGGCATGGACGCTGCGCGAGCCCGTCGGCGTCGTCGCCGCGATCGTACCGTGGAACTCGCCGATCGTGCTGACCGCAATGAAGCTGGCCCCCGCACTGGCGGCGGGGTGCACCATCGTCCTGAAACCGGCGGAGGACACGTCGGTCACCGCGCTGCGCATGGCCGAGCTGATCGAGGAAGCCGGGCTGCCCGCGGGCGTGCTCAACGTCGTCACCGGGCGCGGCGCGCGCTGCGGCGCGGTGCTCGCGGCGCATCCGGACGTCGACAAGGTCGCCTTCACCGGATCGACCGCCACCGGCCGCGCGATCCTCGACGCGTCGAAGGGCAATCTGAAGCGCGTGACGCTCGAACTCGGCGGCAAGTCGCCGGTGATCGTGCTCCCCGATGCCGATCTCGACCTCGCGATTCCCGGTGTCGCCAATGCGATCTTCTTCAACGCGGGCCAGGTCTGCGTCGCCGGTTCGCGCGCCTATGTCCATGCGTCGATCTATGACCGCGTGCTCGAAGGGCTGGCCGCACAGGCGGGCGCGATCCAGCTTGGCCACGGGCTGAACCCGGCGACGCATATGGGCCCGCTGGTCTCGGCGCGGCAGGCCGAGCGCGTCGCGTCGTTCGTGTCGGACGCGCAGCAGCAGGGCGCGTCGATCGTCGCCGGAGGGCAGCGGCTCGGCGATGCCGGCACCTATATCCGCCCGACGATCGTCGCCGATGTCGACCCCGACATGACGATCGTGCGCGACGAAGTGTTCGGCCCGGTGCTGGTCGTCCAGCGCTATGACGACATCGACGCCGTCGTCGCATCGGCGAACGACAGCGTCTATGGCCTCGCCGCGAGCATCTGGACCGAATCGCTGAGCCACGCGCACCGCCTGTCGCGCGCGATCCAGGCGGGATCGGTGTGGATCAACTGCCACTCGATGTACGACGCCAGCCTGCCGATCGGCGGGGTCAAGCAATCCGGCTTCGGGCGCGACAGCGGCATCGCGGCGATGGACAATTATCTCGAGTGGAAGACGGTCTGCGCGGTTCTGTAAGGAACTGGTAGAACCGGGCGCAGCACAGGGTGATTCTCACTCAAAGCCACAAAGGCACGAAGAATATGCATTCTTCTTGCTTCGTGACTTTGTGGCTTTGTGGCTTTGTGGCTTTGTGGCTTTGTGGCTTTGTGGCTTTGTGTGAAATAGAAATTTAAGAACCTGAAAACCAGAGCTCAGCGCCCTGGCTTCAAAACCTTGTCGAAATAATCCACCGTCAGCGCCAACGCCTCGCGGCTGGCGGCGCGGATCGCCTCGGGGGTCTTGGCGTACCAGCCATGGTTGGCGCCTTCGATGATCCGCAGTTCCGCCGGCACCCCGGCCGCCTTGAGCGCCGCCGCCATCGTCTCGCTCTGCTTCGGCGGCACCGCCATGTCGGCGCTGCCATGGATCAGCAGCATCGGCGCGTCACCCGCGTCGACATAGGTCACGGGCGAAACCGCGCGCTTCTGGTCGTCGGTGCATTGCGCGACGGTGCAGCCCAGGAACAGCCGCGTCGCGTCCTCCGGCGGCGGCGGCGGACGCTTCACCGGGCCTTCGTCCAGAAAATCATAGATGCCATACCAGCCGACCACCGCCTGGACACAGTCCGAGGGCGGCGGTGCCGAGGGGGCCGGCGCCGGGCCGCGACGCGGCGCCTCCGCCACCGGCTCGAACGCCTTCACGCCGCACGTCGTCCCTGCGAGCCCGACGAGATGCCCACCCGCCGAATCGCCCCAGATGCCGATGCGCTCGGGATCGATGCCATAGGCGTCGGCATTGGCGCGCAGGAACCGGATAGCGGCCTTAACATCCTGAATCTGCGACGGAAATGGGGCTTCGCGCGACAGGCGATAGCTGATCGACGCGACGACATAGCCGCGGACCGCCATCTTCGCGAGCGTCGCCGGCCAGTCCTTATACGCCGCCGCGTCACGCGGATTGCCCAGCAGCCACGCGCCGCCATGGACATAGATCAGCAGCGGGCGCTTCGCCGCGCCCGGCACCTGCGGCGCATAGACGTCCAGCGTGAGCGGGCGATACCCGATCGGCGTCGCATAGGGGATGCCCGGATGCGCGACGATGCCGCCGGGAAAGGCAATCGATGCCGCCCGGATCGAATCCGGGGCGACGGGCGCGCCGGGCGCGCTGATGTCGATCGTCGCGGCCAGATCGGCGCCCGATTGGGCGAGCGCGGGTCCTGCGGCAAGCATCGCCGCCAGCGTGACGAGAAGGTCCCTGGAGGTCATTTGCGGTGCTCCCGAAGATAGGCCGCCGCGCGCGCCGATGCGTTGGCGCGGATGTCGGCGTAGAACAGCCCCATGTCGTGAAAATGCAGGCTCCCGCCGGGCAGCGGCTTGAGGTCGAGCGCGGGGTCGGCATCGACCACGAGGAAACCGTCGCGGCATTCGGCAGCCACCTTGCCCGCAACCGGCGCCGCGACCGGCCCCGCCCCCGGATCGCCCGGCACAGCGCCCAGGCTCGCCGACTTCGCCGCTGCGGGCTTGCTGCGGTCGAACGTCAGCGGATTGACGCAGAACACCGCCTTGCCGGGGCCTTCGCCGTGCAGCTTGACGAAGCGCTGCTGCATCAGCCCGCCCAGCATCGCACGGTCGGCGTCGCCGGTGACGCTGTTCCAACCGACCACGCACCCGGTCTGGGTACCACGGTCGCACGGCTTGATCGTGCGATAGGTCGTGCCGAAATCACCCTCGGACAGGTTGTAGCCGAGCACATAGGCGGCCACCATGCGCTTCGCGAGCGGCGTGCCGTCGATCCGCTTTGCCAGCAGCGTGGCGAGATGCGACCCGCCCTGGCTATGCCCGGCAAGGATAAAGGGCCGGTCGCCGATCGCCTTCAGGAAGGCGTCGAACGCCCGCTCAACGTCGGTATAGGCCAGCGCGAACGCCTTGCCCCCCTCGCCGTCCAGCATCCCCACCGCACGCGCCACTGCCTGGCGATAGCGCGGCGCATAGATCGCGCAGCATCCGTTGAAGATCGACGCCTGCCGCGCAATCACGCTCGCGTCGGTCCATGCGTTGGTGGCCGCGTCGGCAAGATCCTGGTTCCACTGGACCGCGTGGCGGAACGTTGTCGGGTGAACGTAGAATAAGGCGACCTTCGCCACTTTCGCCGCTGGCGTAGCACCCTGCGGCACCGTGGCGGCAGCGCCCGGCGCGCCCGGACGCGAAGCCCATGCGCCCGCCTCTGCATAGTCCGGCGCGGGCGGCGGCGTGGTCGTGTCGAACGACTGCCCCAGCGCGGGCAGTGGCAGGGCGAACAATGCGCCCGCGATCAGCAAGCGCCGCATCACAGCGACAGGATTTCGAGCGCGGCGCGTTCGGACGATTCCAGCGCGCCCTCCAGCCCGCGTGCGCCGACCGCGGTATGCTCGCCGCAAAAGTGCAGCCGCCCGGCTGGCGCGCTCAGCGTCGATCCGAACGCCGCGATCTGGCCGGGGCTGAAATAGGAAATGTCGCCCATGTTGAAGCGCTCCGCGGTCCAGCTATGCATATAGGCCCCCTTGACCTTGCCCTTCGCCGCCGGGCGCAACGTCTCCAGCCGGTTGACGACGAACGCCAGCGCCTCGTCCTTGCCGAGCCGGTCCCAATATTGCGCCAGATGCCCGCGCCCCTGCACCATCAGCCCGGTGACCTGCTTCGGATCGGCGCCGAAGCGCTGCGGCATCACATTGCCCAGCATGTCGTCGGTCCACATCGCCGGCGACACGCCATCGGACTCCCAAAAGGGTTCGGTCACGGTCAGGAAGGCGATCGAGATCGGCTGGTATTTCAGCTCGGCCACCGCCATCGCCTGCGGCCCGCTGAGCCCCGGCCGGATCGCCACATTGCGCAGCGTCGAGAAGGGCAGCGAGCACAGCACATGCGGCGCCGAATAGACCGCGCCGTCTGCGCACCGCACATCGACCTTGCCCGCCAGATTGTCGATCGCGACGACTTCCTTGCCGAGCAGGATGTCGCCCTTCAGCAGCTTCGCCATGCCATTGGGCAACTGGATATTGCCCCCCTTCACTGCCAGCGAGCGCGGGCCGGCCTGGATCTGGCCCTTGATAAAGCCGTCGTTGAATTCGAGCATCAGCGCCGACACGTCATAGGCCGAGGTGCCGTAATAGGGCGAAATGCTGGCGGCGAGCTGGATCGCGGCGTCGTTCAGGCCCTGGGCCTGGAGGAAGCTGTATAGCGAGATGTCGAGCGCCGCGTTCGACGGATCGTTCCACAGGTTGAAATCGGGCAGCCGGGTGTGCTGCGACACCATCTTGCTGACGACTTCCCACGGCATCGATCCCTTGAGCGCCTCCGGGAAGGGATTGAGCGGCGACGTCGCCCATGCCTCGCGGGTGATGCGCTTGCCGTCGAGGTACAGCTCCTGCGGCGGCCCGCCATAGAAGCGGGGGGCGATATTCTCCAGTTCGACGCCCGCGCGCTTGGCCGCGTCGATGCCGCGGCCATAGCCCTCGCCCATCGAATTGAAGCCCATTTCGGGATAGCCCGGCTGGTCCATCAGTGTGAACACGCGCCCGCCGACGCGCTGGCGCGCCTCCAGCACCAGCACTTTCAGCCCCTCGCGCTCCAGCAGCCAGGCGGCGTTGAGCCCCGACACCCCGGCGCCCAGCACGATCACGTCATAACCGCGCGCCTTCGCCGTCTGGCCGCGCGCGCCCGCCGCCATTGTCATCCCCAGGGCGGCGGCCCCCACTCCGAACGCGCGACGAGTCAGTTTCACCGGAAGGTTCCTTTCGTATCAGCGTCCATCATCGATCCCCCGCCCGCCAAGTCGATTGCGCCGCGCCATATGATCGACTGGCGGACACTCGCGGCGCGACCGTTAAAGGGCCGGATTGCCGCCTGTACCACCCGCGCTGTAAATCGCGACCCGTTCAGAAAGCGGACATCCGCCAGGACCGAAGCTTGCCGGGGACTGAAGTGAAGAGGATTGTTCGATGACT from Sphingomonas hengshuiensis encodes the following:
- a CDS encoding FAD-dependent monooxygenase produces the protein MRSGSILIVGGGIGGLTTALAMRQHGFDVDVFEAAPAFANVGAGVTLAPNAMRGFAHLGVADAIGAQSMEPVRQAVRHWQDGRTLMTLERGNRMREEYGAPYYYTHRADLHAILVDAVTQAGGRIHMGAPVTEVAALDDRAELVTAAGTRFSGDLLIGADGVKSAVRRPLDTAAPHFTGHVAVRAVVPVDDELRPFVEMPGNFIGPGKIAVFYPLRGGSLLNLVFFSREAGWTEEGWTIPATRAELQALFAGWCDPVQTMIAHADETQLFKWAINARAPLSSWSIGGRITLLGDAAHAMTPFLGQGASSAIEDGVVLARALAASASVAEALGRYEAARIDRTTMIQSESNQNADRLQGDDAELFGMKKLRNEETLGLFAYDCGTVAV
- a CDS encoding alpha/beta fold hydrolase, translated to MTVRRHFLDLDTRQIHYREREGADSGAPPLVVLHHLPGSAAQMVPLIRAIAGRRVIAPDMAGLGDSDPHPAAAPTIDDFAADVAQGIARLTDGPVDLYGSHTGACVAVALAALAPGLVRRVVLDGVPLWDAVERAAMMARYAPVIEPDHNGSHLLWAHNFCRDQILFWPWYDKSAGALRGAGLPPPRDLHRWVVEVIKAIETFRLGYQAVFDFDMAARLPELGQPTLCVAAKVDPLGDATARAAALLPDAQVHRIDAGVSMPPPEAVAAAVTAFLDR
- a CDS encoding FAD-binding oxidoreductase translates to MSAVPLLDTLRGAVGDDHVLTGDAALPFATDVYALLGAPVAMVRPDSVEALQAVVRACAAAGHSVQLRGGGASYTDGYQSRDAGYVLVDLGRLNRIVEIDTHGGFVTVEAGMTWAALSDALAAKGFRTPFRGPFSGLVATIGGSMSQNSISHGSGMYGISAESVLALDIVTADGALLRTGAGALGGLPFARHFGPDLTGLFTGDCGAFGIKARITLPILRQRPTHGVISFAFPDFAATHESMRRIALERVEDTHFALDAALSQGQIARQERAGATLSMALSILRTSPSTMAGVRQVIAAGLLARRQIRASAYMTHYIVEGFDKREVNARLHRLRQLVAGLGSEIAPTVASVVRGMPFAPLFNTLGPAGERWVPVHGILPHRAVPGFHAALESFYAAQKPEMERLGVWTGGMFSAVGTSGFLYEIALYWPGAITDYHRAAVPADYLAALPTYPDSAEVNAFVHGFKAGLIALYAEHGAGQFQIGKAYPYLDRVEPPVRGLIEAIKTRLDPQRRIAPGNLGL
- a CDS encoding FAD-dependent oxidoreductase, producing the protein MQAEECDVLIVGGGPAGMVLAYALAREGVEVRVLEREAECLADMRASTMHPPTLDMMAELGLLDELETRGLRAAVFQYYNLQNGERYALDMSELADEVAHPYRLQCEQFKLTRLIEGRLKALPNARVDFSTRALSFAEDAEGVTLHAETPMTIHAYRARYVIGADGASSTIRKWLGVEFDGFTYPESFLTLSTDYPIETHLPWTSGVNYVANPPKWSVLLQVPGLWRVLVPVAETMPVAEITGDAFKDRVFADLLGSAVPIETHHRTVYRVHQRVAKEFRRGRMILIGDAAHLNNPLGGFGMNSGIHDAWNLKDKLLRILQDGAAPDPLLDRYARQRRAIASSFVQSQTIANKQALENQGAVEYRERHMAKLTSDAVARRAYLLEQSMVTCMRNETAIE
- a CDS encoding aldehyde dehydrogenase family protein — translated: MTLTILEPVAPQSARAKAAFDSPASLRMLIGGAWRDGAETMESIDPATGRVIARFPDASEQDVDDAVAAARAAFPGWAATLPAERAATLLRIADILERNIDELAELETLDQGKPLYVGRWAEIPGAIAQFRFFAGQAMAIEGRTITPSINYQPAGKQMAAWTLREPVGVVAAIVPWNSPIVLTAMKLAPALAAGCTIVLKPAEDTSVTALRMAELIEEAGLPAGVLNVVTGRGARCGAVLAAHPDVDKVAFTGSTATGRAILDASKGNLKRVTLELGGKSPVIVLPDADLDLAIPGVANAIFFNAGQVCVAGSRAYVHASIYDRVLEGLAAQAGAIQLGHGLNPATHMGPLVSARQAERVASFVSDAQQQGASIVAGGQRLGDAGTYIRPTIVADVDPDMTIVRDEVFGPVLVVQRYDDIDAVVASANDSVYGLAASIWTESLSHAHRLSRAIQAGSVWINCHSMYDASLPIGGVKQSGFGRDSGIAAMDNYLEWKTVCAVL
- a CDS encoding class I SAM-dependent methyltransferase translates to MLNTFQQSWHAMLPTNSVDEGARQEFAKSLKQFIQQGILPGLGPVYQARAARRFEREQGRPPADRHDIRKAMVPDLYFQSYAAVNRISQELLWESVIDSIDHDLDRLRAEAEAQSGRNKGQLLIPETFDVPRYVAALDIHCMPGGYAGDGRTSDVGLGVLYDRGVYLYSMGYTGPNNDDLGRSVCNYIKRRLDGFTPKRILDLGCTVGHSTLPYKELFPEAEVWGVDVAAPQVRYAHARAGALGFDVNFAQMNAEATSFPDGHFDLVVSHILLHETSGKAMPRVFAECHRLLAPGGYMIHADLPPFDLMDPFTQFILDNETYYNNEPFWGAMRERDQVELAVKAGFDRDAIRFDTAPMAVMEFAAAADGYSQDAAGAVADREFTAGEFAPGGGWEVLIAQKQKG